The Ancylobacter sp. SL191 nucleotide sequence AGGGCAGCGGCCCAGAACAGCAGCGGAAACCAGAAGACCATGCGCCCCTCCCTTAACGGAAGGGTGAGCTTAGCCGGCTGTGGCGATCATCTCCAGTGCCCGCGCCACGGCGTCGCGATGCTCGGTCAGCCCCTTATAGGCGAGCTGATCCGGGTCGAGGCCGAGGATCTGCTCGCGCAGCGAGGCGGCGAGCGCGCGCCCTTCCGGGTGGCGGCGGAAGGCGTCGAACGGGTCGACATGGATGCGGATGGTGAACAGCAGCGCCCCGGTCTGCGGCAGGCGGCGCAGCGTCTGGCGCTCGACGCGGACAAAGGCTTCCGGCGCCAGATTGGCGGGGTCGTCGAACCAGGCGCGCGGGCGCTCCTTGGATTCGGGGTGGTGCAGCGCCGCGTCGGGGTAGATCGACCAGTTCACCCGCCACACCGGCTGGTCGACCTTCAGATTCTCGAAGATGCGGTTCATCACGCGGGCGAGCTTGGTCGGATAGCCCGGCACCTTCTCATGCACCCCGTCCATGGTGAGGCCGAACTTCTCCGCCAGCGACCAGGCCGAGGGGAAACACAACGCCGCCGCCACCAGCCGGTAGCCGCCCTCGCTCGGCGTGAGCAGGACGAGATCGTCGGAGACGATGTGGCTGGCGGTGTCGAGCGGGAGCCGCGCGGGGTCGTCGAGATCAAAGCTCGCCCCCGTCGCCAGCACGTCGAGCCGGCGCCCCTCGAGCCGGTACTGGTCGGGGAAGCGCTGGGTGAGGTGCTCCACCAACAGCTCCAGCGTCTCGCGCTGCGCGTCTTCCGTCCCCTCTTCGGCGCGGAACACCACATCGCGCTTGTCCCGCATCAGCGCCGCGCGCTCGGTGAGTGTCTGGCTGAGCTTGGCATCGGGCTCGATCCATTCGGCGAGATCGAGCGGGGCGAGCGCGATGGAGAAGGGCTTGCGCGTGCCGTCGAACGGCGTGTGCGGGAAGGGCTCGTGCAGATAAGGCGCGGTTTCCGGCACGAGATCGGCGGCGGGGCTGGCGATATTCATGGGGCACAGGTCTCAAAGGGGGCGGGCCGGCGCGCGGTCCATATCCCCCTCAGATTAGAAGCTGTGCAGGCTTCGTGACAGCCCAATTTGACGGCATCGCAGTCACCCTTTCGGACGAACTCGGATGACAGAGACGGCCTGCGTGCCTCAACGCCGCCCGTCGGGCGGCACCTCAGCATGACGGGCGGCGGGATGTGGGTGACCGAACGAGCCGCCGCTCCCCACCCCGCACGCCGTCATCCTGAGGTGCGCGCGGCGCGTGCGCCTACGGCTTACGCGCGGCTCGCGTCACTGCGTTCTGCGAGCGAGCAAATCGCGGATTTCGGTCAGCAGGAGTTCTTCCTTGGTCGGCGGGGCCGGCGGCGGGAGTTCGTGCTGCGCGTTGCGGCGCAGGCGGTTGATGCCCTTCACCACCAGGAACAGAATCCACGCGATGACGAGGAAGTTGATGACCACGGTGAGGAAATGGCCATAGGCGAACACCGCCCCCTGCTCGCGCGCAGCGGCCAATGTCGTGGCGGTAACGCTGGAGGACAGGCCGACAAAATGATTGGAGAAATCGAGCCCGCCGGCAACCGCGCCCACCAGCGGCATGAACAGATCGGAGACGATGGACGACACGATCTGCCCGAAGGCCGCGCCGATGATCACGCCGATGGCGAGATCGACGACATTGCCCTTCACCGCGAATTCGCGGAATTCCTTCAACATAGTGCTCACGCGCAGCCCTCCGTCGCGACGGTTCCCCGCGCAATTGTGGGGCGGTATGCGGGCGGCGGCAAGTGTGGGGGAGAAGACTGCGAGCCCGTCTCGACTAAGGTCTCGGCAGCGGAAAGAACAGACCCTTGATGCAGTCAGGATTACGCACCGCGATCTGCACATGGCTCTTGCGATAGATGCCGCTACCGGGAAACGCCCTGCCTCCTTCGACGAACATGCCACGCACGGTGTCAAAGGCGGGCTTCTCGGCATCCTGCATCAGGTTATGAAGGTGCTTGATAACGGCACAATCGAGAAAGCGCAGAAGCCAGTCTGTATCCGCCGAGGACTTGGATTTTCGGTTTTCAGGGATCGACAACCCCGCATGCGTCTGGGTTTCAACAAACGATCCATAGGCCCATCGCAGGAGCTCGATATCGGCGCGGGACACCAAGTCGAGACAGTTGCCAAGATCGATTACCGCCCCCACGACCGCAGCCTTGGTATAACGCGCCCCGCCGAGACCTTCTCATCTGCCCATTCGCGGGCACGGACTGGGTCCGATTCCCAGAAATAGGCTCCCGGGCCTAGTCAGTCATAATCCTGATCGCTGTGCAGGAGATCGACGCCTTCCAGTACTGCACGACGCGCGACCGCTTCGTCGCAGCCGTGATAGCCCAGCACGAAAGAGGTCGCGAGGCGGCTCAAGCAGCTTCAGTGTCCTTCTTCGACGGTTCACCGCCGAACTCAGCGCGAAGCTTGCCCTTCTTCGTGTAGATGCCGCCCTTGATCAGGAAATCACGTGCGGCCTTTTTCGACACGTTGACGCGCTCGGTGACTTCCTTGATCGCCTTGATAATTTCCCGGTTTCGCTCTTCGTGGGTCATGGCTCGCTCCCGACGTCACTTAGGCTACCACTCAAAAACGCGGCCCGCATTAAATGTGCATCAAGAATCGAGCCTGAATTTTCTGCAGTCAATTTCACAAACCAAAAGGCGCTGCCTTAAGGGCCAACCGACGACCGAGCCCCCTCCTTGCCCGCCCTTCCCCTCCGGCGCATAAAGATCGCGCTTAGGTTCCTCGCGCCTCATCGGCTGCGCTTCTTGCCGGAGACCCCATGCTTCAGGCCTGGGTCATCATCACCGTCGCCCTCGTCTATGTCGGCTTCCTGTTCGCGGTGGCGAGCTTTGGCGACCGGCGGGTGGCGCGCGTGCCGAGGGGGCGCAAGGGGCGGCCTTACATCTATGCGCTGTCGCTGGCGGTCTATTGCACCTCCTGGACCTTCTTCGGCTCGGTCGGGCTCGCCACCACGCAGGGGGTGAACTTCCTCACCATCTATGTCGGGCCGATGCTGGTCTTCGCGCTCGGCGCGCCGTTCCTGCTGCGCATGGTGCGGCTCGCCAAGGCGCAGAACATCACCTCCATCGCCGACTTCATCGCCGCGCGCTACGGCAAGAGCCAGGGCGTCGCCGCGCTGGTGGCGGTGGTCGCGATCGTTGGCTCGCTCCCCTATATCGCCCTGCAGCTGAAAGCGGTGTCGGCCTCGCTCGTTGCCCTGCTCGGCGATTTCGACGGGCTCGGCCTGCATTACCCGCTGGTCGGCGACCTCGCCTTGATGATCGCGGTCGCCATGGCGGTGTTCGCCGTGCTGTTCGGCACCCGCCATATCGACGCGACCGAGCATCAGGAAGGGCTGATGCTGGCGGTAGCGACCGAATCCATCGTCAAGCTGGTGAGCTTTCTCGCGGTCGGGCTGTTCGTCACCTTCGTGATGTTCGCCGGGCCGTTCGACCTGTTCGCGCGAGCCGCGGAAAAGGGCGTGCTGCCGGTGCTGACGGAAGGGTTTTCCGCCAGCAATTGGGCGGTGATGACGCTGCTCTCGGCGCTCGCCATCCTGCTGCTGCCGCGCCAGTTCCATGTCGCGGTGGTGGAGAACACCTCGGAAGCGGAGATCCGCACGGCGGCGTGGCTGTTCCCGCTCTATCTCGTGCTGATCAACCTGTTCGTCATTCCCATCGCGGTGGCCGGGCTGATCTCCTTCCCGCCCGGCTTCATCGACGGCGACATGTATGTGCTGACGCTGCCGCTCTCGGCCGGCTCCAAGGTGATGGCGCTGGTGGCCTTTGTCGGGG carries:
- a CDS encoding heme-dependent oxidative N-demethylase family protein; this encodes MNIASPAADLVPETAPYLHEPFPHTPFDGTRKPFSIALAPLDLAEWIEPDAKLSQTLTERAALMRDKRDVVFRAEEGTEDAQRETLELLVEHLTQRFPDQYRLEGRRLDVLATGASFDLDDPARLPLDTASHIVSDDLVLLTPSEGGYRLVAAALCFPSAWSLAEKFGLTMDGVHEKVPGYPTKLARVMNRIFENLKVDQPVWRVNWSIYPDAALHHPESKERPRAWFDDPANLAPEAFVRVERQTLRRLPQTGALLFTIRIHVDPFDAFRRHPEGRALAASLREQILGLDPDQLAYKGLTEHRDAVARALEMIATAG
- the mscL gene encoding large conductance mechanosensitive channel protein MscL, with the protein product MLKEFREFAVKGNVVDLAIGVIIGAAFGQIVSSIVSDLFMPLVGAVAGGLDFSNHFVGLSSSVTATTLAAAREQGAVFAYGHFLTVVINFLVIAWILFLVVKGINRLRRNAQHELPPPAPPTKEELLLTEIRDLLARRTQ